The Methylomagnum ishizawai genome has a window encoding:
- a CDS encoding DUF411 domain-containing protein, which translates to MKPYRSLLWASALMASAALAGEPAPPVEMTVYRSPTCGCCGKWVAQMQTQGYAIKDVVTDAVDKIKDGRGVPDNLRSCHTALVGGYVVEGHVPAADIRDLLERKPSTAGLAVPGMVVGSPGMEMGDRKAPYDVVEFDQKGGVRVAHEYRPD; encoded by the coding sequence ATGAAACCCTATCGATCATTGTTGTGGGCTTCGGCCCTGATGGCTTCCGCCGCGCTGGCGGGCGAACCGGCCCCGCCGGTGGAGATGACCGTCTACCGCAGCCCGACCTGTGGTTGCTGCGGCAAATGGGTGGCGCAGATGCAAACCCAGGGTTACGCCATCAAGGACGTGGTGACCGACGCCGTGGATAAGATCAAGGACGGGCGCGGCGTGCCCGATAATCTGCGCTCCTGCCATACCGCCTTGGTCGGCGGTTATGTGGTCGAGGGCCATGTGCCCGCCGCCGATATCCGGGATTTGCTCGAGCGCAAGCCCAGTACGGCGGGGCTGGCGGTGCCGGGCATGGTGGTGGGCAGTCCCGGCATGGAGATGGGCGATAGGAAAGCGCCCTACGATGTCGTGGAGTTCGATCAGAAAGGCGGGGTACGGGTCGCGCATGAGTACCGCCCGGATTGA
- a CDS encoding secondary thiamine-phosphate synthase enzyme YjbQ, producing MWLQKTIVLKSRPRGFHLVTEELLAQTPEIRRLRVGLAHFFIQHTSASLTLNENADPSVRRDLETHLRQLVPDGASHYVHRLEGPDDMPAHIKASLLGAAVSIPIGEGGLQLGTWQGIYLGEHRDHGGPRSVVVTLNGETF from the coding sequence ATGTGGCTGCAAAAAACCATCGTCCTGAAATCCCGGCCCCGTGGATTCCACCTCGTCACCGAGGAACTGCTGGCCCAAACCCCTGAAATCCGGCGGCTCCGGGTCGGCCTGGCCCATTTCTTCATCCAGCACACCTCGGCCTCCCTCACCCTCAACGAAAACGCCGACCCCAGCGTGCGCCGCGATCTGGAAACCCATCTGCGCCAGCTGGTCCCGGACGGCGCCTCCCATTATGTCCACCGCCTGGAAGGCCCGGACGATATGCCCGCCCATATCAAGGCCAGCCTGTTGGGCGCGGCGGTGTCCATCCCCATCGGCGAGGGCGGTTTGCAACTCGGGACTTGGCAGGGCATCTATCTGGGGGAACACCGCGACCACGGCGGGCCGCGCTCGGTGGTCGTCACCCTGAACGGGGAAACCTTTTAA
- a CDS encoding proline--tRNA ligase — MRTSQFPLNTLKETPADAEIVSHQLMLRAGLIRKLAAGLYNWLPLGLKVLRKVETVVREEMDRAGALEVLMPAVQPAELWQESGRWQKFGPELCRLKDRHEREFCLGPTHEEIITDLVRHELKSYKQVPVNYYQIQTKFRDEVRPRFGVMRAREFLMKDAYSFHLDKESLQATYDQMHAAYTRIFQRLGLQFRPVLADTGAIGGSMSHEFHVLADSGEDAIAFSDASDYAANVEMAEALALPRPAEEPQTLALVDTPGQHSIEEISAFLKVPPGRCLKTLLVKGAEGGVVALLLRGDHELNPVKATKLEGVAYPLQFASDAEVREAAGCAPGSLGPIGLSIPVFADRSAANLVNFVCGANQDGKHYTGANWDRDAALPPVADLRLVAEGDPSPDGQGHLRIARGIEVGHIFQLGTRYSEALQATVLNEKGSSQVLIMGCYGIGVSRVVAAAIEQNHDERGILWPEALAPFQIAIAPINMHTSPKLQEAAEHLYGVLRKKGFDVLLDDRKARPGVMFADLELIGVPHRVVLSDRLLEKGRAEYKGRRDAEAIEIALDEVLPFLLSKLGL, encoded by the coding sequence ATGCGTACCAGTCAATTCCCGCTCAACACCCTCAAAGAAACCCCCGCCGACGCCGAAATCGTCAGCCACCAGCTGATGCTCCGGGCCGGGCTGATCCGCAAACTGGCGGCGGGGCTTTACAACTGGCTGCCCCTGGGGCTGAAAGTACTGCGCAAGGTCGAAACCGTGGTCCGCGAGGAAATGGACCGGGCCGGCGCCCTGGAAGTCCTGATGCCCGCCGTGCAGCCGGCGGAATTGTGGCAGGAATCGGGCCGCTGGCAGAAATTCGGCCCGGAACTGTGCCGCCTCAAGGACCGCCACGAACGGGAGTTCTGCCTGGGTCCGACCCACGAGGAAATCATCACCGACTTGGTGCGCCACGAACTCAAGAGCTATAAGCAGGTTCCGGTCAACTATTACCAAATCCAGACCAAATTCCGCGACGAAGTGCGGCCCCGTTTCGGCGTGATGCGCGCCCGCGAATTCCTGATGAAGGACGCCTATTCCTTCCACCTCGACAAGGAATCGCTGCAAGCCACCTACGACCAGATGCACGCGGCCTATACGCGCATTTTCCAGCGGCTGGGCCTCCAATTCCGTCCGGTGCTGGCCGACACCGGGGCCATCGGCGGCAGCATGTCGCATGAATTCCATGTGCTGGCCGATTCGGGCGAGGACGCCATCGCCTTCTCCGACGCCAGCGATTACGCCGCCAATGTGGAAATGGCCGAAGCCCTGGCCCTGCCGCGGCCCGCCGAGGAGCCGCAAACCCTGGCCCTGGTGGACACGCCCGGCCAGCACAGCATCGAGGAAATCAGCGCCTTCCTGAAGGTCCCGCCCGGCCGTTGCCTCAAGACCCTGCTGGTCAAGGGGGCCGAAGGCGGGGTCGTGGCCTTGCTGCTGCGCGGCGACCACGAATTGAACCCGGTCAAGGCCACCAAACTGGAAGGCGTGGCTTATCCGCTGCAATTCGCCAGCGACGCCGAAGTCCGGGAAGCCGCCGGTTGCGCCCCCGGTTCGCTCGGCCCCATCGGCCTTTCGATCCCTGTGTTCGCGGACCGTAGCGCGGCCAATCTGGTGAACTTCGTCTGCGGCGCGAACCAGGACGGCAAGCATTACACCGGGGCCAACTGGGACCGCGACGCCGCCCTGCCCCCGGTCGCCGATTTGCGCCTCGTGGCCGAGGGCGACCCTAGCCCGGACGGCCAGGGCCATTTGCGGATCGCCCGCGGCATCGAAGTCGGCCATATCTTCCAACTCGGCACCCGCTACAGCGAGGCGCTGCAAGCCACGGTGCTGAACGAGAAAGGGTCCAGCCAAGTCCTCATCATGGGTTGCTACGGCATCGGCGTGTCCCGCGTGGTCGCCGCCGCCATCGAACAAAACCACGACGAGCGCGGCATCCTCTGGCCGGAAGCCCTGGCCCCGTTCCAGATCGCCATCGCGCCCATCAACATGCACACCTCGCCCAAGCTACAAGAAGCCGCCGAGCATCTCTACGGCGTGCTACGCAAGAAGGGCTTCGACGTGCTGCTGGACGACCGCAAGGCCCGGCCCGGCGTCATGTTCGCCGACCTGGAATTGATCGGCGTCCCGCACCGGGTGGTGCTGAGCGACCGCCTGTTGGAAAAGGGCCGCGCCGAGTACAAGGGCCGCCGCGACGCCGAAGCCATCGAAATCGCGCTGGACGAGGTATTGCCGTTCCTGTTGTCCAAACTGGGCCTCTAA
- the dapC gene encoding succinyldiaminopimelate transaminase, which translates to MNPHLQALQPYPFEKLAQLKHGIAPPADKAHIAWSIGEPQHPTPALITETLIAHLGGLTNYPASKGIPELRQGIAAWLARRFALPAGAVDPERHVLPCAGTREALFSFAQCVVDPRERPLVLMPNPFYQIYEGAALLAGAEPYFLNTTRENGYRPDFDAVPEAVWARCQLLYLCSPGNPTGAVIDTATLRTLIELSSRYGFIIASDECYSELYADESAPPPGLLGAAYAMGNTSFERCVVFHSLSKRSNAPGLRSGFVAGDAAILKQYLLYRTYHGCALSLPVQHASLAAWRDETHVVDNRDLYRRKFAAVYDILKTVLDVAVPPAGFYLWPSTPGDEQAFAQGLFAQQNVTVLPGSYLSREAHGINPGRGHVRMALVAPLENCVEAAHRIAEFVRTLG; encoded by the coding sequence ATGAATCCGCACCTGCAAGCCCTACAGCCCTATCCTTTCGAGAAACTGGCGCAACTCAAACACGGCATCGCGCCGCCCGCCGACAAAGCCCATATCGCCTGGTCCATCGGCGAACCGCAACACCCCACCCCGGCCCTGATTACCGAAACCTTGATCGCCCATTTGGGTGGCCTGACGAATTATCCGGCCAGCAAGGGCATTCCCGAATTGCGGCAAGGCATCGCCGCTTGGCTGGCGCGGCGTTTCGCCCTACCCGCGGGCGCGGTCGATCCCGAACGCCATGTGCTGCCCTGCGCGGGCACCCGCGAGGCGCTGTTTTCCTTCGCGCAATGCGTGGTCGATCCGCGTGAACGGCCCTTGGTGCTGATGCCGAACCCGTTCTATCAAATCTACGAAGGCGCGGCGCTGCTGGCCGGGGCCGAGCCGTATTTCCTGAACACCACGCGGGAGAACGGCTATCGGCCCGATTTCGACGCGGTGCCGGAGGCGGTTTGGGCGCGGTGCCAATTGCTCTATCTCTGCTCGCCGGGCAATCCCACCGGCGCGGTGATCGATACCGCCACCCTGCGCACGCTGATCGAGCTATCGAGCCGCTACGGCTTCATCATCGCTTCGGACGAATGCTATTCCGAGCTTTACGCCGATGAATCCGCGCCGCCGCCCGGTTTATTGGGCGCGGCTTACGCCATGGGCAATACCAGTTTCGAGCGCTGCGTGGTGTTCCATAGCCTATCGAAGCGCTCGAACGCGCCCGGCTTGCGTTCCGGTTTCGTGGCGGGGGATGCGGCCATCCTCAAGCAATACCTGCTCTACCGCACCTATCACGGCTGCGCCTTGTCGCTGCCGGTCCAGCACGCCAGCCTCGCGGCCTGGCGCGACGAAACCCATGTGGTGGACAACCGCGATCTCTACCGGCGCAAGTTCGCCGCCGTGTATGACATCCTCAAGACTGTGCTGGATGTTGCGGTGCCGCCCGCCGGGTTCTATCTCTGGCCTAGCACACCGGGCGACGAACAGGCGTTCGCGCAAGGCTTGTTCGCCCAGCAGAACGTGACGGTGTTGCCGGGCAGTTATTTGTCGCGGGAAGCGCACGGGATCAATCCGGGCCGGGGGCATGTGCGCATGGCACTGGTCGCGCCGTTGGAAAATTGCGTGGAAGCGGCGCACCGCATCGCCGAGTTCGTCCGCACTTTAGGATGA
- a CDS encoding AAA family ATPase: protein MSDLHLDSLEIKNFRCFEHLVIEKLGRVNLIVGRNSVGKTCLLEALLVLITKANFSVIQKLLTDRGELNLHFARDNPIFFSDTIPYGSEFANPIIAQQLAKALRHIFFNRKLLTNKSESYIQSKSSGINFKLEANSIKAQAQGKPLDSIDVESPSLLEDIIQYDITFSWYRTEPGSNVHTHEPYIGLFPKNQLGTVVSNKLREAHTLLIPYGGLSMQEMESLWNRISLTDAENQVINAVKKVSIAIERMSFIGDSDFDGTERYPMAKIQEEAEPVPLGQLGEGVNRALGIALALTNTSNGFLLIDEFEIGLHHSVQTDLWRMIFETAKRLNIQVFATTHSWDCVEAFQKAAAEDQNEEAMLIRLQRKRDGSGIEAESYNERLLGMATRQGVEVR, encoded by the coding sequence ATGAGCGACCTGCACTTGGATTCCCTGGAAATCAAGAACTTCCGTTGTTTCGAGCATCTGGTGATCGAGAAGCTGGGGCGGGTGAATTTGATTGTGGGGAGGAATAGTGTGGGGAAGACGTGCTTGCTGGAAGCGCTATTAGTTTTGATTACAAAAGCTAATTTTTCAGTAATTCAAAAACTATTAACTGACCGAGGAGAATTAAATTTACATTTCGCCAGAGACAACCCAATATTTTTTAGCGATACCATTCCATATGGGAGTGAATTCGCCAATCCAATCATAGCTCAACAACTGGCAAAAGCCCTGCGTCATATTTTCTTTAACCGCAAACTGCTTACCAATAAATCCGAGTCATACATTCAATCAAAAAGCTCAGGCATAAATTTTAAACTAGAAGCCAATAGCATAAAAGCTCAAGCACAAGGAAAACCCTTGGATTCAATTGATGTTGAATCGCCATCATTGCTTGAAGATATTATCCAGTACGACATAACTTTCAGTTGGTACCGCACCGAACCTGGTTCTAACGTTCATACCCACGAACCTTATATCGGTTTATTTCCAAAGAACCAGCTGGGGACCGTCGTATCGAACAAACTCCGAGAAGCTCACACTCTATTAATTCCGTATGGAGGGCTTTCTATGCAAGAAATGGAAAGCCTGTGGAATCGGATTTCTCTGACTGATGCAGAAAATCAAGTTATCAATGCTGTCAAAAAAGTAAGTATCGCTATTGAACGCATGAGTTTCATAGGAGATAGCGACTTTGATGGCACAGAGCGCTATCCAATGGCAAAAATACAAGAAGAAGCGGAGCCAGTCCCACTTGGTCAATTAGGCGAAGGCGTTAACCGCGCATTAGGAATTGCATTAGCCCTAACCAATACAAGCAATGGCTTTTTACTTATTGATGAATTCGAGATAGGTTTACATCACTCGGTACAAACCGATCTCTGGCGAATGATTTTCGAGACAGCAAAACGGCTAAACATCCAAGTCTTCGCCACCACCCATAGCTGGGACTGCGTGGAAGCCTTCCAAAAAGCCGCCGCCGAAGACCAAAACGAAGAAGCGATGTTGATTCGCCTACAGCGGAAAAGGGATGGCTCGGGCATCGAAGCCGAAAGCTATAACGAGCGATTATTAGGGATGGCGACACGCCAAGGGGTCGAGGTACGCTGA
- a CDS encoding DUF3226 domain-containing protein, giving the protein MARKTKPSLPQILLVEGKNDLHVMLSLCAHHNLPETFEILDKEGVENVLETLEAEIAGQSRQRIGIIVDADTDLKARWAAISSILSKWGYLPPEIPDQNGTILLHDRKPTIGVWLMPDNRLPGELEDFIAFLVPESDSLWNHAAHALALLPNSPGRFPDQDRSKAHIHTWLAWQYEPGKPLGQAITARYLDANAPDAQRLIAWLKNLFIQSPQALST; this is encoded by the coding sequence ATGGCGCGGAAAACCAAACCCAGCTTGCCACAAATCTTATTGGTGGAAGGCAAAAACGACCTTCACGTAATGCTAAGCCTGTGTGCACACCACAACCTGCCCGAAACCTTTGAAATACTCGACAAGGAAGGCGTCGAAAACGTCCTGGAAACCCTGGAAGCCGAAATCGCCGGACAATCCAGACAAAGAATCGGCATCATTGTCGATGCGGATACCGATCTAAAAGCACGTTGGGCCGCAATCTCTTCGATCCTATCGAAATGGGGTTATCTTCCTCCCGAAATTCCTGATCAAAATGGCACGATTTTACTTCACGACCGCAAACCGACCATCGGTGTTTGGCTCATGCCCGATAACCGGCTACCGGGAGAACTCGAAGACTTCATCGCCTTCCTTGTGCCAGAGAGCGATTCCCTATGGAATCATGCCGCCCATGCTTTAGCGCTATTGCCCAATTCCCCCGGAAGATTTCCCGACCAAGACCGCAGCAAAGCCCACATCCACACTTGGCTAGCTTGGCAATACGAGCCAGGAAAACCCTTGGGCCAAGCGATTACCGCCCGTTATCTCGACGCCAATGCGCCCGACGCTCAGCGCCTCATCGCATGGCTGAAAAACCTTTTTATTCAATCACCACAAGCATTATCCACCTGA
- the dapD gene encoding 2,3,4,5-tetrahydropyridine-2,6-dicarboxylate N-succinyltransferase translates to MSNLETTIDQAFENRAEISPTSVSAEIREAIQESLNLLDSGQRRVAEKIDGQWVVNQWLKKAVLLSFRINDNRVIGEGDMRYYDKVEPKFAQFGEAEFKAQGARAVPGAVVRRGSYIGPNVVLMPSFVNIGAFVDAGTMVDTWATVGSCAQIGKNVHLSGGVGIGGVLEPLQAGPTIIEDDCFIGARSEVVEGVVVEAGSVISMGVYIGQSTKIYNRMTGEVTYGRIPAGSVVVSGNLPAKDGSHSLYCAVIIKQVDEKTRGKVGINELLRD, encoded by the coding sequence ATGTCCAACCTAGAAACCACCATCGACCAAGCCTTCGAAAACCGCGCCGAAATCTCCCCCACCTCGGTCAGCGCCGAAATCCGCGAGGCCATCCAAGAATCCCTCAACCTCCTCGATAGCGGCCAGCGCCGCGTCGCCGAGAAGATCGACGGCCAATGGGTCGTCAACCAATGGCTCAAGAAAGCCGTGCTGCTGTCCTTCCGCATCAACGACAACCGCGTGATCGGTGAAGGCGATATGCGCTACTACGACAAGGTCGAGCCCAAATTCGCCCAGTTCGGCGAGGCCGAATTCAAGGCCCAGGGAGCGCGCGCCGTGCCGGGCGCGGTGGTACGCCGGGGTTCCTACATCGGCCCCAACGTGGTGCTGATGCCCTCCTTCGTCAACATCGGCGCGTTCGTCGATGCGGGCACCATGGTCGATACCTGGGCCACGGTCGGTTCCTGCGCCCAGATCGGCAAGAACGTCCACCTCTCGGGCGGCGTCGGCATCGGCGGCGTGCTGGAACCCTTGCAGGCCGGTCCCACCATCATCGAGGACGATTGCTTCATCGGGGCGCGTTCGGAAGTGGTCGAGGGCGTGGTGGTCGAGGCGGGCTCGGTGATTTCCATGGGCGTCTACATCGGCCAAAGCACCAAAATCTACAACCGCATGACCGGCGAGGTTACTTACGGTCGAATCCCCGCAGGCTCTGTGGTAGTGTCCGGCAACCTACCGGCGAAGGATGGCAGCCACAGCCTCTACTGCGCGGTCATCATCAAGCAGGTGGACGAAAAAACACGCGGCAAAGTAGGCATCAACGAATTGCTGCGCGACTAA
- a CDS encoding SAM hydrolase/SAM-dependent halogenase family protein, translating into MILLFTDFGAEGPYLGQMEAVLRREAPGVPVINLLSDAPTGDPRRGAYLLAALSRYFPEGSVFLGVVDPGVGGERAPVVLQADGRWFVGPDNGLFNTVALQAGDGEWRRIDWRPERLSMSFHGRDLFAPIAARIARGDWAWENTPYPGPDGAGWPLDLPEIVYFDHYGNAITGLRHRADLDGLDLWVDGKRIPQAGTFCEVPQGAALWYRNSMDLVEIAVNRGRADRVLGLAVGAGVAFSKA; encoded by the coding sequence ATGATCCTGCTGTTCACCGATTTCGGGGCGGAAGGGCCGTATCTGGGCCAGATGGAGGCCGTGTTGCGGCGGGAGGCGCCGGGCGTCCCCGTCATCAATCTGTTGAGCGACGCGCCCACCGGCGACCCGCGCCGCGGTGCCTATCTGCTGGCCGCGTTGAGCCGCTATTTTCCCGAGGGCAGCGTGTTCCTGGGCGTGGTCGATCCGGGCGTGGGTGGCGAGCGTGCGCCGGTGGTGTTGCAGGCGGACGGGCGCTGGTTCGTGGGGCCGGACAATGGCCTTTTCAATACGGTCGCGCTCCAGGCGGGCGACGGCGAATGGCGGCGCATCGATTGGCGGCCCGAACGGCTGTCGATGAGTTTCCATGGCCGTGACCTGTTCGCGCCCATCGCCGCCCGCATCGCGCGGGGCGATTGGGCTTGGGAGAATACGCCGTATCCGGGGCCGGATGGGGCCGGGTGGCCGCTGGACTTGCCCGAGATCGTCTATTTCGACCACTACGGCAACGCCATCACCGGCCTCCGCCACCGCGCCGACCTGGACGGGCTGGATTTGTGGGTGGATGGGAAACGCATCCCCCAGGCGGGCACCTTCTGCGAAGTGCCGCAAGGCGCGGCGCTGTGGTACCGCAATTCCATGGACCTGGTCGAAATCGCGGTCAACCGGGGCCGGGCCGACCGAGTCTTGGGGCTGGCCGTGGGCGCGGGCGTCGCGTTCTCCAAGGCATAA
- the tatC gene encoding twin-arginine translocase subunit TatC, producing the protein MAQPDFDDGGGLEQPFISHLVELRNRLIRCIAVVLLVFSGLSFKANEIYAFVAGPLVEHMPAGSQMIATGVASPFFAPFKLALVVSVFASMPFILYQAWAFIAPGLYRHEKRFALPLLVASILLFYGGMAFAYFLVFPVIFQFMIMTTPPGVTMMTDITQYLDFVLALFFAFGISFEVPIATILLVATGIMTRESIADKRPYAIVLAFVIGMVLTPPDVVSQTMLAVPIWMLFELGLVFSRLFVPKPVPAIEDHTEADAP; encoded by the coding sequence ATGGCCCAGCCTGATTTCGACGACGGCGGCGGTCTCGAACAGCCGTTCATTTCCCATCTGGTCGAACTCCGCAACCGGCTGATCCGCTGCATCGCGGTGGTGTTGCTGGTGTTTTCCGGGCTGTCGTTCAAGGCCAACGAGATTTACGCCTTCGTGGCGGGGCCGTTGGTCGAGCATATGCCCGCCGGGTCGCAGATGATCGCCACCGGGGTGGCTTCGCCGTTCTTCGCGCCGTTCAAGCTGGCCTTGGTGGTGTCGGTGTTCGCGAGCATGCCGTTCATCCTCTACCAAGCCTGGGCCTTCATCGCGCCGGGGCTATACCGGCATGAAAAGCGCTTCGCCCTGCCCTTGCTGGTCGCCAGCATTCTGTTGTTCTATGGGGGGATGGCGTTCGCCTATTTCCTGGTGTTCCCGGTCATTTTCCAGTTCATGATCATGACCACGCCGCCGGGCGTGACCATGATGACCGATATCACCCAGTATCTGGATTTTGTGCTGGCCTTGTTCTTCGCCTTCGGGATATCGTTCGAGGTGCCCATCGCCACCATCTTGCTGGTCGCGACCGGCATCATGACCCGTGAAAGCATCGCCGATAAGCGGCCCTACGCCATCGTGCTGGCCTTCGTGATCGGCATGGTGTTGACGCCGCCGGACGTGGTGTCGCAGACCATGCTGGCGGTGCCGATTTGGATGCTGTTCGAGTTGGGGCTGGTGTTCTCGCGCTTGTTCGTGCCCAAGCCGGTACCGGCCATCGAGGACCATACCGAAGCCGACGCCCCATGA
- the tatB gene encoding Sec-independent protein translocase protein TatB, giving the protein MFDIGFSELVLVGVVALLVFGPERLPRVAREAGLWIRKARSMVASVKSEIDHELQLQELQQTLREQKQKLQQEGRAYVEGVTATGKEAAAKPLPDKSPATDADHGGRGDGPA; this is encoded by the coding sequence ATGTTCGATATCGGTTTTTCGGAATTGGTGTTGGTGGGCGTGGTGGCGCTGTTGGTGTTCGGGCCGGAGCGCCTGCCACGGGTGGCGCGGGAGGCGGGGCTGTGGATCAGGAAGGCCCGCTCCATGGTGGCCTCGGTGAAATCGGAAATCGACCACGAATTGCAGTTGCAGGAATTGCAGCAGACTTTGCGCGAGCAGAAGCAAAAGTTGCAACAGGAAGGCCGCGCCTATGTGGAGGGCGTGACCGCCACGGGCAAGGAGGCGGCTGCCAAGCCGTTGCCCGACAAGTCCCCGGCCACCGACGCCGACCATGGAGGGCGCGGCGATGGCCCAGCCTGA
- the tatA gene encoding twin-arginine translocase TatA/TatE family subunit produces the protein MGIGIQELLVVLVIVLLLFGTKKLRNLGGDLGSAIKSFRNAMSEGEDDKPAAHAAAEKKDADKDAG, from the coding sequence ATGGGTATCGGTATTCAGGAACTGTTGGTCGTGTTGGTCATCGTGCTGCTGCTGTTCGGCACCAAGAAGCTGCGGAACCTCGGCGGCGATCTGGGATCGGCGATCAAGAGCTTCCGCAACGCCATGAGCGAGGGCGAGGACGACAAGCCCGCCGCGCACGCCGCCGCCGAGAAGAAGGACGCGGACAAGGACGCGGGCTGA
- the panD gene encoding aspartate 1-decarboxylase codes for MQSTMLKAKIHRARVTHSELEYEGSCAIDGLLLETSGIREYEQIQIYNVNNGERFTTYAIRAENGSGIISVNGAAARLAAPGDILIICAYAILAQHELSDYQPTLVYVDPDNRIARTSNAIPVQAA; via the coding sequence ATGCAATCGACGATGCTGAAAGCCAAAATACATCGCGCCCGCGTAACCCATTCGGAACTCGAATACGAAGGTTCCTGCGCCATCGATGGCTTGTTGCTGGAAACCTCGGGCATCCGCGAATACGAGCAGATCCAGATTTACAATGTGAACAACGGGGAACGCTTCACCACCTATGCCATCCGGGCGGAAAACGGTTCCGGCATCATTTCGGTCAATGGCGCGGCGGCGCGGTTGGCGGCCCCCGGCGATATTCTGATTATCTGCGCCTACGCGATACTCGCGCAGCACGAATTATCGGATTATCAACCCACCCTGGTCTATGTGGACCCGGATAACCGCATCGCCCGCACCAGCAACGCCATCCCTGTACAAGCCGCCTAG
- the folP gene encoding dihydropteroate synthase — protein sequence MGILNATPDSFSDGGQFLEVGRALAQAARMADEGADIVDIGGESTRPGADPVPVAVQIERVVPIIRAIRKKLSPELAISIDTTWSAVAEAALDAGADMINDVSAGRDDPGILALAAHRNVPIALMHMQGTPKTMQENPGYGDVVAEVLGFLETRVEAALTAGIPPENIILDPGIGFGKRREDNLKLLAGLGRLVATGHTVLLGTSRKRFMGAVCGETQPDRLLGATVATTAWGVAQGVGMFRVHDVRENRQAADVAAAILAAGI from the coding sequence ATGGGCATATTGAACGCGACCCCGGACAGTTTCTCCGATGGCGGGCAATTCCTGGAGGTGGGGCGGGCCTTGGCCCAGGCCGCGAGGATGGCGGACGAGGGCGCGGATATCGTCGATATCGGCGGCGAATCCACCCGGCCCGGTGCTGATCCGGTGCCGGTGGCCGTGCAAATCGAACGGGTGGTGCCGATTATCCGGGCCATCCGCAAAAAACTATCCCCGGAGCTTGCCATCAGTATCGATACCACTTGGAGCGCCGTGGCCGAAGCGGCTTTGGACGCCGGGGCCGATATGATTAACGATGTCTCGGCGGGCCGGGATGATCCTGGGATATTGGCGCTCGCGGCCCATAGGAATGTCCCCATCGCCTTGATGCATATGCAGGGCACGCCCAAAACCATGCAGGAGAATCCCGGCTATGGCGATGTGGTGGCGGAGGTGCTGGGGTTTCTGGAAACGCGGGTCGAGGCGGCGCTGACCGCGGGGATTCCCCCGGAAAATATTATCCTCGATCCCGGTATCGGCTTCGGCAAGCGGCGGGAAGATAATCTGAAACTACTGGCGGGATTGGGGCGGTTGGTGGCGACCGGCCATACCGTATTGTTGGGGACCAGCCGCAAGCGCTTCATGGGGGCGGTTTGCGGGGAAACCCAGCCGGACCGGTTGCTCGGGGCCACGGTGGCGACCACGGCCTGGGGCGTGGCGCAGGGGGTGGGGATGTTCCGGGTCCACGATGTCAGGGAGAACCGCCAAGCCGCCGATGTCGCCGCGGCCATCCTGGCGGCGGGAATATGA